In one window of Hymenobacter nivis DNA:
- a CDS encoding methylmalonyl-CoA mutase family protein, producing MHPAPTAPYKPKNHVRIVTAAALFDGHDAAINIMRRIIQSSGAEVIHLGHNRSAQEVVDCAIQEDAQAIAITSYQGGHNEYFKYIFDLLKERGAGHIKIFGGGGGVILPTEIADLQDYGITRIYSPDDGRAMGLQGMINNLLEQADFPTGKNLNGEAGHVKEKDARSIGRLISAAENFPEEFERVKGGLVTEFQKGENNQNQALSVKHQAPILGITGTGGAGKSSLVDELVRRFLMDFPDKTIAIISVDPSKRKTGGALLGDRIRMNAINSPRVYMRSLATRQSNLALSRYVQDAVDVVKAANYDLIILETSGIGQSDTEIIEHSDASLYVMTPEYGAATQLEKIDMLDFADVIALNKFDKRGALDALRDVRKQYQRNHNRWDSPTDTMPVFGTIASQFNDPGMNRLYRAVLKMLETKTGATFNSHLETSTSDSEKIYIIPPNRTRYLSEIAETNRAYDQRVREQANIAEVAGAFAKLEEHYRADKKSPEGTVEEFGKNKQTQLRRLDADSQAILENWENTLQNYRNPEYVYSVRGKEIRVKTHTKSLSGNQIPKIAVPRYTGWGDRLRWAMQENFPGEFPYTAGVFPFKREGEDPTRMFAGEGGPERTNRRFHYVSMGLPAKRLSTAFDSVTLYGEDPDVRPDIYGKIGNAGVSIACLDDAKKLYSGFNLANPSTSVSMTINGPAATLAAFFMNAAIDQQCEFYIQENGLEAETDAKIDGIYAALGQPRPRYQGELPTGNDGLGLRLLGVTGDQVLPADVYATIKARTLTQVRGTVQADILKEDQAQNTCIFSTEFALRLMGDVQQYFITEKIRNFYSVSISGYHIAEAGANPITQLALTLSNGFTFVEYYVSRGMSVNDFAPNLSFFFSNGIDPEYAVIGRVARRIWAKAMKLKYGADARSQMLKYHIQTSGRSLHAQEIDFNDIRTTLQALYAIYDNCNSLHTNAYDEAITTPTEESVRRAMAIQLIINRELGLAKNENPLQGSFIIEELTDLVEEAVLLEFDRITERGGVLGAMETMYQRGKIQEESMHYEMLKHTGEYPIIGVNTFLSSTGSPTVVPAEVIRATEEEKQYQIDMLTLLHQRNAAETPARLKQLQQIAVANGNLFDELMETVKFCSLGQITNALFEVGGQYRRNM from the coding sequence ATGCACCCCGCTCCCACCGCGCCCTACAAGCCCAAAAACCACGTTCGCATCGTCACTGCCGCCGCTTTGTTCGACGGGCACGACGCAGCTATTAATATCATGCGCCGCATCATTCAGAGTAGCGGCGCGGAAGTTATTCACCTTGGGCACAACCGCTCAGCCCAGGAAGTCGTGGATTGCGCCATTCAGGAAGATGCGCAGGCCATTGCCATTACCAGCTACCAGGGCGGGCACAACGAGTATTTCAAGTACATATTTGACCTACTGAAAGAGCGCGGCGCGGGCCACATCAAAATCTTCGGCGGCGGCGGCGGCGTAATTCTGCCCACTGAGATTGCCGATTTGCAGGACTATGGAATTACCCGCATCTACTCGCCGGATGATGGCCGCGCAATGGGCCTGCAGGGCATGATTAACAACCTGCTGGAGCAGGCCGATTTCCCAACGGGTAAAAACTTGAACGGTGAGGCCGGCCACGTGAAGGAGAAGGACGCCCGCAGCATTGGCCGCTTGATATCGGCGGCGGAGAACTTCCCCGAGGAGTTTGAGCGAGTTAAAGGCGGCTTGGTAACGGAGTTTCAGAAGGGCGAAAACAATCAGAACCAGGCACTAAGCGTTAAGCACCAAGCACCAATCCTGGGTATTACCGGCACCGGCGGCGCGGGCAAGTCGTCGCTGGTGGATGAGCTGGTGCGGCGGTTTCTGATGGACTTCCCGGACAAAACCATTGCCATTATTTCCGTAGACCCCAGCAAGCGCAAGACGGGCGGGGCCCTGCTCGGCGACCGGATTCGGATGAACGCCATCAACTCGCCGCGGGTGTATATGCGCAGCCTGGCCACACGCCAGAGCAACTTGGCCCTGAGCCGCTACGTGCAGGACGCCGTGGACGTGGTAAAGGCCGCCAACTACGACCTTATCATTTTGGAAACCAGCGGTATCGGACAGTCCGACACGGAAATCATCGAGCACTCCGACGCCAGCCTCTACGTGATGACGCCCGAGTACGGCGCGGCCACGCAGCTGGAGAAAATCGACATGCTCGATTTCGCCGACGTAATTGCGCTCAACAAGTTCGACAAACGCGGGGCCCTCGATGCGCTGCGCGACGTGCGCAAGCAGTACCAGCGCAACCACAACCGCTGGGACTCGCCCACCGATACGATGCCCGTGTTTGGCACCATTGCCTCGCAGTTCAACGACCCCGGCATGAACCGCCTGTATCGGGCCGTGCTGAAGATGCTGGAAACCAAGACCGGCGCCACTTTCAACTCGCACCTGGAAACCAGCACGTCGGACTCGGAGAAGATTTACATCATCCCACCGAATCGCACGCGCTACCTCTCCGAAATTGCCGAAACCAACCGCGCCTACGACCAGCGGGTGCGCGAGCAGGCCAATATTGCCGAAGTAGCCGGCGCATTTGCCAAGCTCGAAGAGCACTACCGCGCCGATAAAAAGAGCCCGGAAGGCACCGTAGAGGAATTTGGCAAGAACAAGCAAACCCAGCTCCGCCGGCTCGACGCCGACAGCCAGGCCATTCTGGAAAACTGGGAAAATACGCTCCAAAACTACCGCAACCCAGAGTACGTGTACTCGGTACGCGGCAAGGAAATTCGGGTGAAGACGCACACCAAGTCGCTGTCGGGCAACCAGATACCCAAGATTGCCGTGCCGCGCTACACCGGCTGGGGCGACCGCCTGCGCTGGGCGATGCAGGAGAATTTCCCCGGCGAATTTCCGTACACGGCGGGTGTGTTCCCCTTCAAGCGCGAAGGCGAGGACCCCACTCGCATGTTTGCCGGCGAGGGCGGACCAGAGCGGACGAACAGACGTTTTCACTACGTGAGCATGGGCCTGCCGGCCAAGCGCCTGAGCACGGCCTTCGATTCGGTGACGCTGTATGGCGAGGACCCGGACGTACGGCCTGATATCTATGGCAAGATTGGCAACGCGGGCGTGAGCATCGCCTGCCTCGACGATGCCAAGAAGCTGTACTCGGGCTTCAACCTGGCCAACCCCAGCACCTCGGTGTCGATGACTATTAACGGCCCGGCGGCCACGCTGGCGGCGTTTTTCATGAACGCGGCCATCGATCAGCAGTGCGAGTTCTACATTCAGGAAAACGGCCTGGAAGCGGAAACGGACGCTAAAATCGACGGCATCTACGCGGCGCTGGGCCAGCCCCGTCCCCGCTACCAGGGCGAATTGCCGACCGGCAACGACGGCCTGGGCCTGCGCCTGCTGGGCGTGACCGGCGACCAGGTGCTACCCGCCGACGTGTACGCCACCATTAAAGCCCGCACGCTTACGCAGGTGCGCGGCACCGTGCAGGCCGACATTCTCAAGGAGGACCAGGCCCAGAATACCTGCATTTTCAGCACCGAGTTTGCCCTGCGCCTGATGGGCGATGTGCAGCAGTACTTCATCACAGAGAAGATACGCAACTTCTACTCCGTCTCGATTTCGGGCTATCACATTGCCGAGGCCGGGGCCAACCCCATCACCCAGCTGGCCCTCACGCTCAGCAACGGCTTCACGTTTGTGGAATACTATGTGAGCCGCGGCATGAGTGTCAACGACTTCGCGCCCAACCTAAGCTTCTTCTTCTCCAACGGCATCGACCCCGAGTACGCCGTGATTGGGCGGGTGGCGCGCCGCATCTGGGCCAAGGCCATGAAGCTGAAGTACGGCGCCGATGCCCGCAGCCAGATGCTGAAGTACCATATCCAGACCTCGGGCCGCAGCCTGCACGCCCAGGAAATCGACTTCAACGATATCCGCACTACGTTGCAGGCTCTCTACGCCATCTACGATAACTGCAACAGCTTGCATACCAACGCCTACGATGAAGCCATCACCACGCCCACCGAGGAAAGCGTGCGCCGGGCCATGGCCATTCAGCTCATTATCAACCGCGAGCTGGGCTTGGCCAAAAACGAAAACCCGCTGCAAGGCTCCTTCATCATCGAGGAGCTGACCGACCTGGTGGAAGAGGCCGTGCTGCTCGAATTCGACCGCATCACGGAGCGCGGCGGCGTGCTCGGAGCCATGGAAACCATGTACCAACGCGGCAAAATCCAGGAGGAAAGCATGCACTACGAGATGCTGAAGCACACCGGCGAGTACCCCATCATCGGCGTGAATACCTTCCTCTCGTCCACGGGCTCGCCCACGGTGGTGCCGGCCGAAGTCATCCGCGCCACGGAGGAGGAAAAGCAGTACCAAATCGACATGCTCACCCTGCTGCACCAGCGCAACGCCGCCGAAACCCCAGCGCGCCTCAAGCAGCTCCAGCAAATCGCCGTAGCCAACGGCAACCTGTTCGACGAGCTGATGGAAACCGTGAAATTCTGCTCGCTGGGACAGATTACGAACGCGCTGTTTGAAGTCGGCGGGCAGTACCGGCGGAATATGTAG
- a CDS encoding DUF4136 domain-containing protein: MKTLHPTLLLTFFAVVAAGCAQRSGVVVGSDQRGSANSSAGAGMYASTTNGPDFSKYKTYSWASQVTNLQNGVYFLNDLVFKGMVRDAVEHEMAAKGYTYQPTGGDLVVNFRSFDQPVEITSNENLGTDYWATNEPYAYDSQRKVKLDKGSILVQMIDRKKGVEVWQGYASGLTNGDAFDKNHDKVYVAVGQIFKEYNHRGDKL; encoded by the coding sequence ATGAAAACATTACATCCGACTTTGCTCCTCACTTTCTTTGCCGTGGTTGCCGCGGGCTGCGCCCAACGCTCAGGGGTCGTTGTTGGTAGCGACCAGCGCGGGAGTGCTAATTCGAGCGCGGGGGCAGGCATGTACGCCAGCACCACCAACGGCCCAGACTTCAGCAAGTACAAAACGTACTCCTGGGCTTCGCAGGTTACTAATCTGCAGAACGGCGTTTATTTTCTTAACGATTTAGTGTTTAAGGGCATGGTGCGTGATGCCGTAGAACACGAAATGGCCGCCAAGGGCTATACTTACCAGCCTACCGGTGGCGACTTAGTGGTTAATTTCCGGTCCTTCGACCAGCCGGTTGAGATTACAAGCAATGAAAATCTAGGCACCGATTACTGGGCTACCAATGAGCCTTATGCCTATGACAGCCAACGGAAAGTGAAACTCGATAAAGGCAGCATCCTGGTGCAGATGATCGATCGGAAAAAAGGCGTAGAAGTGTGGCAAGGCTATGCTTCGGGCCTCACCAACGGCGATGCTTTTGATAAAAACCATGACAAGGTATACGTGGCCGTCGGCCAGATTTTCAAAGAATATAATCACCGCGGCGATAAACTGTAA
- a CDS encoding type II toxin-antitoxin system RelE/ParE family toxin, producing MPGLYFKHLTGTDGLYEIRMQVGSDIFRIFCFFDAGNLVVAGHGFTNKTQKTPPAELDKAHKVETEYYENLTSLDQFIGQQYGALGTKPREGFEAGYETFKLEVMLQQAHRTKGLIKAQLAELSGTNKSYISKLENDLKDVRLSTLQRISAGGLGGHLDFH from the coding sequence ATTCCTGGACTATACTTCAAGCACCTGACCGGCACCGATGGCCTGTATGAAATCAGGATGCAAGTCGGCAGCGACATCTTCCGCATCTTCTGCTTCTTCGATGCCGGCAATTTGGTAGTAGCCGGCCACGGCTTCACCAATAAAACGCAGAAAACCCCGCCCGCCGAGTTAGACAAAGCCCATAAAGTCGAAACTGAATACTACGAAAACCTAACTAGCCTCGACCAGTTCATTGGGCAGCAGTACGGGGCCCTAGGCACGAAACCGCGTGAGGGGTTTGAGGCCGGCTATGAAACCTTTAAGCTGGAGGTGATGCTCCAGCAAGCCCACCGGACCAAAGGGCTGATAAAGGCCCAGTTGGCCGAATTATCCGGCACTAATAAATCCTACATCTCCAAGCTGGAGAACGATTTGAAAGATGTGCGGCTATCCACTTTGCAGCGCATTAGCGCGGGTGGGCTGGGCGGGCATCTGGATTTTCATTAA
- a CDS encoding transposase family protein codes for MTLCDSTQYVHFLSATESGRAHDKKLADEYALHLPAGCVLRQDLGLLGHAPTGVVVEMPHKKPPKRELTFAQKLYNQLLSPLRVVIEHAHSGIKRLHMVQGTIRLRGEWVRDTVMVVACGLHNLRVRSPHRAYRAPVHAKLANYAE; via the coding sequence ATGACCTTATGCGATTCCACGCAGTACGTGCATTTTCTCTCGGCTACGGAAAGCGGGCGAGCGCACGACAAAAAACTGGCCGACGAGTACGCGCTGCACCTACCGGCGGGCTGCGTGTTACGGCAGGATTTGGGCTTGCTGGGCCACGCCCCGACCGGGGTCGTGGTGGAGATGCCCCACAAGAAGCCGCCGAAGCGGGAGTTGACGTTTGCCCAAAAGCTGTATAACCAGTTGCTGAGTCCGTTGCGCGTCGTTATCGAACACGCGCACAGCGGTATCAAGCGCCTGCACATGGTGCAGGGCACTATCCGCTTGCGCGGCGAATGGGTGCGCGATACGGTCATGGTCGTGGCCTGTGGGCTGCACAACCTGCGCGTGCGCAGCCCGCACCGCGCCTATCGCGCACCTGTCCACGCGAAACTCGCTAACTACGCCGAATAA
- a CDS encoding transposase family protein: protein MDYLSLRERPRQFLALTSLRAAEFDDLLTDFAPAWERHHRYHTLEGTQRAFPAHRERANAVLAGSDIKLFFLLTYLKSNALQEHQAASFGISQARVSHLATALLGVLNQVLARRGLLPVRDGGELAQRLANHPEPVFAYDGVERGVPRNTDREAQAEEYSAKKKRTA, encoded by the coding sequence ATGGATTACCTGAGTTTGCGCGAGCGGCCCCGCCAGTTTCTGGCCCTAACCAGCTTGCGAGCGGCGGAGTTTGACGACTTGCTGACCGACTTTGCCCCGGCCTGGGAGCGCCACCACCGCTACCACACCCTGGAAGGAACCCAACGGGCGTTCCCCGCCCACCGCGAGCGGGCCAACGCCGTGCTGGCGGGCAGCGATATAAAGCTCTTTTTTCTGCTCACCTACCTCAAAAGCAACGCCTTGCAAGAGCACCAGGCCGCCAGCTTTGGCATTTCGCAAGCGCGCGTCAGCCACTTGGCTACCGCCCTGCTGGGCGTGCTCAACCAGGTGCTGGCCCGGCGCGGGCTGCTGCCCGTGCGCGACGGCGGCGAGTTGGCTCAGCGCCTGGCTAACCACCCGGAGCCGGTCTTTGCCTACGACGGGGTCGAGCGGGGCGTACCACGTAACACGGACCGGGAGGCCCAGGCCGAGGAGTACAGCGCCAAAAAAAAGCGCACCGCGTAA
- a CDS encoding DUF6155 family protein: MALLATHRERVLRAFYPKRGYDYNLRQGKAAISDFRKLGVSAQPLADLMLHYVECGVRFTNDYGDINESFYYSLEGMYEQALVLMREAKLLPEFAERSHRVVTDTRNIGWGFHDTLAELYEQYYG; this comes from the coding sequence GTGGCCCTGCTGGCAACTCACCGCGAGCGGGTGTTGCGCGCGTTCTACCCCAAGCGCGGCTACGACTACAACCTGCGCCAGGGCAAGGCGGCCATCAGCGACTTTCGCAAGCTCGGCGTATCGGCCCAGCCGCTGGCCGACCTGATGCTGCATTATGTGGAGTGCGGCGTACGTTTCACCAACGACTACGGTGACATCAACGAAAGTTTTTACTACAGCTTGGAGGGCATGTACGAGCAGGCCCTGGTGCTGATGCGGGAGGCCAAGCTACTGCCCGAGTTTGCGGAGCGCAGCCACCGGGTGGTCACCGACACGCGCAATATCGGTTGGGGTTTTCACGATACACTGGCGGAACTATATGAGCAATATTACGGCTAG
- a CDS encoding SEC-C metal-binding domain-containing protein: protein MARPQPQPVQAKIGRNDPCPCGSGKKYKKCHG from the coding sequence ATGGCCCGCCCGCAGCCCCAGCCGGTACAGGCCAAAATCGGCCGCAACGACCCGTGCCCCTGCGGCAGCGGTAAGAAGTACAAGAAGTGCCACGGATAG
- a CDS encoding aldo/keto reductase, with product MTLTIAPHSAHSLTVSRLGYGTMRLTGPGIWGEPADRPQALEILKTAVAHGVNFIDTADYYGEDVTNRLLVEALHPYPQDLVICTKVGATRRPDKSWVPFNTPANLRTSIENNLRTLRQAQVQLVHLRLMGPGPVPLDEQLGAMFELQKEGKIQHVGLSNVGPEELQAGLAMGEIATVENMYGYAQRTTLRNAHGETRGGEEVLALCEQHGIPLVPFYSLVHGLPNAGDKLATLARQRGVSEAQLNIAWLLHKSPMLLPIPGTSSLAHLRENLAAADIQLSAEDMAYLR from the coding sequence ATGACGCTCACCATTGCCCCCCATTCCGCCCACTCCCTCACCGTGAGCCGCCTGGGCTACGGCACCATGCGCCTGACGGGCCCCGGCATTTGGGGCGAGCCGGCCGACCGGCCGCAGGCCCTGGAAATTCTGAAAACCGCCGTGGCCCACGGCGTCAATTTCATTGATACCGCCGATTACTACGGCGAGGACGTTACCAACCGCCTGCTTGTGGAGGCGTTGCACCCTTACCCGCAGGACCTGGTGATTTGCACCAAGGTGGGCGCCACCCGCCGGCCCGACAAAAGCTGGGTGCCCTTCAACACGCCCGCCAACCTGCGCACCAGCATCGAGAACAACCTGCGCACCCTGCGCCAGGCGCAAGTGCAGCTGGTGCACCTGCGCCTGATGGGCCCCGGCCCGGTGCCCCTGGACGAGCAACTAGGCGCCATGTTTGAACTGCAAAAGGAAGGCAAAATCCAACACGTGGGCCTGAGCAACGTGGGCCCCGAGGAGTTGCAAGCCGGCCTGGCGATGGGTGAAATTGCCACCGTGGAGAACATGTACGGCTACGCCCAGCGCACCACCCTGCGCAATGCCCACGGCGAAACCCGCGGCGGCGAAGAAGTGCTGGCCCTGTGCGAACAGCACGGCATTCCGCTGGTGCCGTTTTACTCGCTGGTGCACGGCCTGCCCAACGCCGGCGACAAGCTGGCCACGCTGGCCCGGCAGCGCGGCGTGAGCGAAGCCCAGCTCAACATCGCCTGGCTGCTGCACAAGTCACCCATGCTGCTGCCGATACCGGGCACGTCGTCGCTGGCCCACCTGCGCGAAAACCTAGCCGCCGCTGATATTCAGCTCAGCGCGGAGGACATGGCCTACCTAAGGTAG